The following proteins are co-located in the Candidatus Margulisiibacteriota bacterium genome:
- the gyrA gene encoding DNA gyrase subunit A produces the protein MADKKDKKENPKEKKEIKQPENLEAANLRVKPLLIEDEMQTSYINYAMSVIVGRALPDVRDGLKPVHRRVLYSMYENGITRDKPHKKSATTVGDVLGKYHPHGDTSVYDTLVRMAQEFSLRYPLIDGQGNFGSVDGDAPAAMRYTEARLAKISEELMADLDLDTVDFMPNYDESLREPVVLPTRIPNLLVNGTSGIAVGMATNIPPHNLGEICDGLAALIDSPKLPDDSLLMFIKGPDFPTGGNICGTDGVRNMYLTGRGSVTVRAQVSVEPAHQKKDRECIIVSELPYQVNKAELIIRIADLVKDKKIQNIADLRDESGQQGMRIYIELKKDASPEIVLNQLYKHTNLQVNFNTIQLALVDGIPKVCTLKEILQNFVEHRISVVTRRTQFLLNKAKDKAHILEGLLIALDNLDAVIALIKKSKTVPEARDGLMKKFKLTEKQANAILDMKLQRLTALESGKIREDYDETKKQIADYEDILAKKNRVMKIIKTELAEIKEKYGDARRTRILGKIEELNIEDLIPEEDVAVFMTRNGFIKRMPVTAFRNQQRGGRGVTGMETREEDQIDSIFVTNTHSYMVIFTNKGKVYRVKVYEIPDASRNSKGQAITNFVQLEEGEKITATIEVADFTRPGQYLFMTTQKGTVKKTEVTDFENIRRSGVIAITLDDGDSLDWAARTDGSKDVLITTANGVIIRFDEGAVRAMGRNAAGVKGIALDKGDHVVSMDILEKKDRDNYAVIVSQSGYGKRTKVDEYRCQGRAGRGVRCVTLRDKDRAVKMRIAGEKDSLIVVTSSGVVIRQKVKDVSEQGRAAMGVRLIKLDSGDKVVDVGVIKAEEE, from the coding sequence ATGGCGGACAAAAAAGACAAAAAAGAAAATCCGAAAGAAAAAAAAGAAATCAAACAACCGGAAAATCTGGAGGCGGCCAACCTGCGGGTCAAGCCGCTGCTGATCGAAGATGAAATGCAGACTTCGTATATCAATTACGCGATGAGCGTAATCGTCGGGCGCGCTTTGCCCGATGTGCGTGACGGCTTGAAACCGGTGCACCGCCGTGTCCTCTACTCGATGTACGAGAACGGCATCACGCGCGATAAGCCGCACAAAAAATCCGCGACAACTGTCGGTGATGTGCTGGGCAAGTATCATCCGCACGGCGACACTTCCGTGTACGATACGCTGGTGCGCATGGCGCAGGAATTCAGTCTGCGTTATCCGCTGATCGACGGGCAGGGCAACTTTGGTTCGGTCGACGGCGACGCGCCCGCGGCGATGCGTTACACCGAGGCGCGTTTGGCCAAAATTTCCGAGGAGCTGATGGCCGATCTCGATCTCGACACCGTGGACTTCATGCCCAATTATGACGAGTCCCTGCGCGAGCCGGTGGTTTTGCCGACGCGCATTCCCAATCTTTTGGTCAACGGTACATCCGGCATCGCGGTCGGTATGGCGACGAATATTCCGCCGCACAATCTCGGCGAGATCTGCGACGGACTGGCCGCGCTGATCGACAGTCCCAAGCTGCCCGACGACTCCCTGCTCATGTTTATCAAAGGCCCCGATTTTCCGACAGGCGGCAATATTTGCGGGACGGATGGCGTGCGTAATATGTATCTGACCGGCCGCGGTTCGGTAACTGTGCGCGCGCAGGTGTCCGTCGAGCCGGCGCATCAGAAAAAAGACCGCGAGTGCATTATCGTTTCCGAACTGCCCTATCAGGTCAATAAAGCAGAGCTGATCATCCGCATCGCCGATTTGGTTAAGGACAAAAAAATTCAAAATATCGCCGATCTGCGTGACGAATCCGGCCAGCAGGGTATGCGTATTTATATTGAATTGAAAAAAGACGCCAGCCCGGAAATCGTCCTTAATCAGCTTTATAAACACACCAACTTGCAGGTGAATTTTAATACGATCCAGCTGGCGCTCGTGGACGGCATTCCCAAAGTCTGCACGCTGAAAGAGATTTTGCAGAATTTTGTTGAGCACCGTATTTCGGTCGTCACGCGCCGCACGCAGTTCCTGCTGAACAAAGCCAAAGACAAGGCGCATATTTTAGAGGGCTTGCTGATCGCGCTGGACAATCTGGACGCGGTGATCGCGCTGATTAAAAAATCCAAAACGGTGCCGGAAGCCCGCGACGGCTTGATGAAAAAATTTAAGCTGACCGAGAAACAGGCGAACGCGATTCTCGACATGAAACTGCAAAGGCTGACCGCGCTGGAGTCCGGCAAGATACGCGAGGACTATGACGAAACTAAAAAACAGATCGCTGACTATGAGGATATTCTGGCGAAAAAAAACCGCGTGATGAAAATTATCAAAACCGAGCTGGCGGAAATCAAAGAAAAATACGGCGACGCGCGGCGCACGCGGATCTTGGGCAAGATCGAGGAGCTGAATATCGAAGATCTGATCCCCGAGGAAGATGTCGCGGTGTTTATGACGCGCAACGGCTTTATTAAACGTATGCCTGTAACGGCTTTCCGCAATCAGCAGCGCGGTGGCCGCGGCGTGACCGGCATGGAAACCCGCGAGGAAGATCAGATCGACTCGATTTTCGTTACGAACACGCACAGCTACATGGTGATTTTCACCAACAAAGGCAAGGTTTACCGCGTCAAAGTTTACGAGATACCGGACGCCAGCCGCAACAGCAAAGGCCAGGCGATCACGAATTTTGTGCAGCTAGAAGAGGGTGAAAAAATCACCGCGACGATAGAGGTGGCTGATTTTACCAGGCCCGGCCAGTATCTTTTTATGACGACCCAAAAAGGCACGGTCAAGAAAACCGAAGTGACAGATTTTGAGAATATCCGGCGCAGCGGCGTAATTGCCATTACGCTGGATGACGGCGATTCGCTGGATTGGGCGGCGCGCACCGATGGCAGCAAAGATGTTCTGATCACGACGGCCAACGGTGTGATTATCCGGTTTGACGAGGGCGCTGTGCGCGCTATGGGGCGCAATGCCGCGGGCGTTAAAGGTATTGCGCTGGACAAGGGCGACCATGTGGTGTCTATGGATATTTTGGAGAAAAAAGACCGGGACAATTACGCGGTGATCGTTTCGCAAAGCGGTTACGGCAAGCGTACTAAAGTTGATGAATACCGCTGTCAGGGCCGCGCCGGCCGCGGCGTGCGCTGCGTCACCCTGCGCGACAAAGATCGGGCTGTGAAAATGCGCATTGCCGGTGAAAAAGACAGCTTGATCGTGGTCACTTCCAGCGGCGTGGTCATCCGCCAAAAAGTCAAAGACGTTTCCGAGCAGGGCCGCGCGGCGATGGGCGTCCGCCTCATCAAGCTCGACAGCGGCGATAAAGTAGTCGACGTCGGCGTGATCAAGGCGGAAGAAGAATGA
- the gyrB gene encoding DNA topoisomerase (ATP-hydrolyzing) subunit B, translated as MAESHKYDARSIKILEGLEAVRQRPGMYIGSTDRYGLHHLVYEIVDNSVDEALAGCCTEIEIILEKSGYCTVIDNGRGIPIDFHDKAKIPAVEVVLTTLHAGGKFDKTGYKVSGGLHGVGSSVVNALSETLEVEVHRDKKVYKNTYHKGIPVKKIGEFKDEAKQKTTGTIVRFLPDKTIFETLDFSFDTLATRFKETAYLNKGLQIIFTDCREKTEKKEVYCFEGGIVEYIEHIDEAKEPLIKKPLYIHKEQDSVDVEVSLHYCKDYYDETMLTFVNNIRTREGGTHLSGFRTALTRSINNFAKKYELLNLKKDELFTGNDVREGLTAIVSVKAPNPQFEGQTKSKLGNSEIKGIVDSVVDTGLTDVFEANPAIGKAIVNKCLIAQRVRNATRNAQDLARRKSALEGSSLPGKLADCINRDASKCEVYIVEGDSAGGSAKQGRDRNFQAILPLRGKILNVEKVRLDKVLENEELKNMISAIGPEVFDKLSARNDDADDDTVPDAASQNELERVLQYLRYHKIIIMTDADVDGAHIRTLLLTFFYRYAKKVIEAGCLYAAQPPLYLIKKGKQLQYAYSDEEKDSAVKTIGKDSVSVQRYKGLGEMNPDQLWSTTMDPQNRVLLQVKMEDAVRADEIFSILMGSEVEPRKRFIQERANSVKWLDI; from the coding sequence ATGGCGGAATCTCACAAGTACGACGCGCGCAGCATCAAAATTTTAGAGGGCTTGGAAGCGGTGCGGCAGCGGCCGGGTATGTATATCGGTTCGACAGACCGCTACGGCCTGCATCATCTGGTTTATGAAATTGTCGACAATTCTGTGGACGAGGCGCTGGCCGGATGCTGCACCGAGATCGAAATTATTCTCGAGAAAAGCGGTTATTGTACGGTCATAGATAATGGCCGCGGCATACCGATTGATTTTCACGACAAGGCCAAAATTCCTGCCGTCGAGGTGGTGCTGACCACGCTGCACGCGGGCGGCAAATTTGACAAGACCGGCTACAAAGTTTCCGGCGGTTTGCACGGTGTTGGCTCTTCGGTCGTCAACGCGCTGTCCGAAACCCTGGAAGTCGAGGTGCACCGCGACAAGAAAGTTTATAAGAACACGTATCACAAAGGAATTCCGGTCAAAAAAATCGGCGAGTTCAAGGACGAAGCCAAACAAAAAACAACCGGCACAATAGTTCGTTTCCTGCCGGACAAAACGATTTTTGAAACACTGGATTTCAGTTTTGACACGCTGGCCACGCGCTTTAAAGAGACGGCTTATTTGAATAAAGGGTTGCAGATTATTTTCACCGACTGCCGTGAAAAAACCGAAAAAAAAGAAGTTTATTGTTTTGAAGGCGGCATCGTCGAGTATATTGAGCATATCGACGAGGCCAAGGAGCCGCTGATCAAAAAGCCGCTCTATATTCACAAAGAGCAGGACAGTGTGGATGTGGAAGTGTCCCTGCATTACTGCAAAGATTATTACGATGAGACGATGCTGACTTTTGTAAATAATATCCGCACGCGCGAGGGCGGCACGCATTTGTCCGGTTTTCGCACGGCGCTGACCCGCTCGATTAATAATTTTGCCAAAAAATATGAGCTGCTCAATCTCAAAAAAGACGAGCTGTTTACCGGCAACGATGTGCGCGAGGGTTTGACGGCGATCGTTTCCGTCAAAGCGCCCAATCCGCAGTTTGAAGGCCAGACTAAATCCAAGCTCGGCAACAGCGAGATCAAAGGCATTGTGGACAGCGTGGTCGACACCGGCTTGACGGATGTTTTTGAGGCCAATCCGGCGATCGGCAAGGCGATAGTCAATAAATGTCTGATCGCCCAGCGGGTGCGCAACGCCACGCGCAACGCGCAAGACCTTGCCCGCCGCAAATCCGCGCTGGAAGGCTCCTCGCTGCCCGGCAAGCTGGCCGACTGTATCAACCGCGACGCCTCCAAATGCGAGGTGTATATAGTAGAGGGCGACTCGGCCGGCGGTTCCGCCAAACAGGGGCGCGACCGTAATTTTCAGGCGATCCTGCCCCTGCGCGGCAAAATACTCAATGTCGAAAAAGTGCGTCTGGATAAAGTGCTGGAAAACGAGGAGCTGAAAAATATGATCTCGGCGATCGGGCCGGAAGTTTTTGACAAGCTCTCCGCGCGCAATGATGACGCGGACGACGACACCGTACCGGACGCGGCTTCGCAAAATGAGCTGGAGAGGGTTTTGCAGTATCTGCGTTATCACAAAATTATCATTATGACTGACGCCGATGTAGACGGCGCGCATATTCGCACGCTGCTCCTGACTTTCTTTTACCGCTATGCCAAAAAAGTCATCGAGGCGGGCTGTCTTTATGCCGCGCAGCCGCCGCTTTACCTCATCAAAAAAGGCAAGCAATTGCAGTACGCTTATTCTGACGAGGAGAAAGACAGCGCTGTCAAGACAATTGGTAAAGACAGTGTGTCTGTACAGCGCTACAAAGGTCTGGGCGAAATGAATCCCGACCAGCTCTGGTCGACGACCATGGACCCGCAAAATCGGGTTTTATTGCAGGTCAAAATGGAAGACGCGGTGCGCGCTGACGAGATTTTTTCCATACTTATGGGCTCCGAAGTCGAGCCGCGCAAACGTTTTATTCAAGAGCGCGCCAATAGCGTGAAGTGGCTGGATATATAG
- a CDS encoding DUF721 domain-containing protein, producing the protein MNSLGEILQRLLGSNYQLRDGLALETLKNVWPQVAGGSLKLQPCAYKNKTLFLAAASAAWAQQGQYFRQTIIDKCQALCPRIAVKEIKIKATGYIEPQKSGRPDKFYQQKICAVCGQKFWGGGRVCILCQNKKDQKIDAQILHCLNEAPWARYRDVKDALPRVSEARFNGVLAVLQEEIFFGLWRAPEKSAAVKYVLLRTGFTPDKINDNIIREHLPKKLYKLLYKN; encoded by the coding sequence ATGAACTCTCTCGGCGAGATACTCCAGCGGCTGCTGGGCAGTAATTATCAGCTGCGCGACGGGCTGGCGCTGGAAACGCTGAAAAATGTTTGGCCGCAGGTTGCCGGCGGCAGTCTCAAACTCCAGCCCTGCGCTTATAAAAACAAAACACTGTTTCTGGCGGCGGCTTCGGCGGCCTGGGCGCAGCAGGGACAGTATTTTCGGCAGACCATTATCGACAAATGCCAGGCGCTTTGCCCGCGGATCGCGGTCAAAGAAATAAAAATCAAAGCGACCGGTTATATTGAGCCGCAAAAATCCGGCAGACCGGATAAATTTTATCAGCAAAAGATCTGCGCGGTGTGCGGCCAAAAATTTTGGGGTGGCGGCCGGGTCTGCATTCTCTGTCAAAATAAAAAAGACCAAAAGATCGACGCGCAGATTTTGCACTGCCTGAACGAAGCGCCGTGGGCGCGGTACCGCGATGTCAAAGATGCTCTGCCGCGGGTGAGCGAAGCGCGTTTCAACGGCGTGCTTGCTGTTTTGCAGGAAGAGATCTTTTTCGGACTGTGGCGCGCGCCGGAAAAATCCGCCGCTGTCAAGTATGTTCTGCTCCGGACTGGTTTTACGCCGGATAAAATAAATGATAATATCATTAGAGAACATTTGCCGAAAAAATTATACAAATTGCTTTACAAAAACTGA
- a CDS encoding type II toxin-antitoxin system RelE/ParE family toxin, which produces MPAKRLKLQILSPAQAELKEIASVYWRLAGANSARKITNKIYSALEHLLKCPALGFICRDEILQARGFRTLVCGEYLCFYRLLEDTIFIYHIVDGRTDYPRLFKEL; this is translated from the coding sequence ATGCCCGCAAAAAGGCTTAAGCTGCAAATCCTCTCTCCGGCGCAGGCCGAACTAAAAGAAATCGCGTCTGTGTATTGGCGGCTGGCTGGCGCAAATTCCGCGCGGAAAATAACCAATAAAATTTACTCCGCGCTGGAACACTTGCTGAAATGCCCCGCGTTAGGTTTTATCTGCCGTGATGAAATCCTGCAAGCCCGGGGCTTTCGGACGCTGGTTTGCGGCGAGTATCTTTGTTTTTATCGTTTGCTGGAAGACACAATTTTTATTTATCATATTGTGGATGGACGGACGGATTATCCGAGATTGTTTAAGGAGTTGTAG
- a CDS encoding type II toxin-antitoxin system Phd/YefM family antitoxin — translation MIIKSSTSLRNNYGAISALAQETQEPIYITKNGEGDLVVMDVEAFERREETLRLRNKVESAERFRLAGDTGYTIEQSRAQLEKIYARKKA, via the coding sequence ATGATAATCAAATCGTCTACCAGCCTGCGTAACAATTACGGCGCTATTTCCGCGCTGGCGCAGGAGACTCAGGAGCCTATTTATATAACTAAAAACGGCGAGGGCGATCTGGTCGTGATGGACGTAGAGGCTTTTGAGAGACGCGAGGAGACTTTGCGTTTGCGCAACAAAGTGGAAAGCGCCGAGCGGTTCCGTTTGGCCGGCGACACTGGCTATACAATAGAACAATCCAGAGCGCAGCTGGAAAAAATCTATGCCCGCAAAAAGGCTTAA
- a CDS encoding DNA replication/repair protein RecF, with product MKITHLWLLNFRNYENATLDFADNNLLVGLNGAGKTNVLEAIDILATSRSRIVNGLNKCIRRGQAGFALRGRFDCVPAGHCAPHPPLTVALRQERGAGRVIKINEETLSRASELLGRVNSVFFLPSDLEIIHGQPLQRRKYLDVVISQTEPDYCRALQLYVRALKQRNELLKNLRVRSLSGVEMSGVDSLSVWDAQLADNAARIMVKRQEYLEFFAREAAQFYKDMGFAGALALKYKTETLSDGQKNIQALQNSRAADLRFGRTHFGPHTDDFEIYLNENKAADFCSQGQKRLIALALKCAEVKIKRQKLNDPPLVLVDDVLLELDLTRLNKIITAIAPGSQKIFTITDTSRFAPELLEGMKIIKVDNGRIV from the coding sequence ATGAAAATTACACATCTCTGGCTGTTAAATTTCCGCAATTACGAAAACGCCACGCTGGATTTTGCGGACAATAATTTGCTTGTGGGTTTGAACGGCGCTGGTAAGACTAATGTGCTGGAGGCCATAGATATTCTGGCCACGAGCCGCTCGAGGATCGTGAACGGCCTGAACAAATGTATTCGCCGCGGTCAAGCGGGGTTTGCGCTGCGCGGGCGTTTCGACTGCGTACCCGCAGGACACTGCGCTCCACATCCGCCGCTGACCGTCGCGCTGCGGCAGGAGCGCGGCGCGGGGCGCGTGATAAAAATAAACGAGGAAACTTTGAGCCGCGCTTCGGAATTGCTGGGCCGCGTGAACAGCGTGTTTTTTTTGCCGTCCGATCTGGAGATCATTCACGGCCAGCCTCTGCAGCGGCGTAAATATCTTGATGTGGTGATCTCGCAGACCGAGCCGGACTACTGCCGCGCTTTGCAGCTCTATGTCCGCGCGTTGAAACAGCGCAACGAGTTATTAAAAAATTTGCGCGTCCGCTCATTGAGCGGAGTCGAAATGAGCGGCGTAGACAGTTTGTCCGTCTGGGACGCGCAGCTGGCGGACAACGCCGCGCGGATCATGGTCAAGCGTCAGGAATATCTGGAGTTTTTCGCGCGCGAGGCCGCGCAGTTCTACAAGGACATGGGTTTTGCGGGCGCGCTGGCCTTGAAGTACAAGACGGAAACCTTGAGCGACGGGCAGAAAAATATCCAGGCGCTGCAAAATTCGCGCGCGGCAGACCTGCGTTTTGGCCGCACGCATTTCGGCCCGCACACCGACGATTTTGAAATTTACCTGAATGAAAATAAAGCCGCGGATTTTTGTTCGCAGGGGCAAAAACGGCTGATCGCTCTGGCGCTTAAATGCGCTGAGGTTAAGATCAAGCGGCAAAAACTAAACGACCCGCCGCTTGTGCTGGTCGACGATGTGCTGCTGGAGCTGGATTTAACGCGCTTGAATAAGATAATTACAGCCATCGCGCCGGGCAGCCAAAAAATTTTTACGATCACGGACACCAGCCGTTTCGCGCCGGAACTGCTGGAGGGTATGAAAATTATCAAGGTGGACAATGGCCGGATAGTCTAA
- a CDS encoding MBL fold metallo-hydrolase, giving the protein MFEFCSLASGSSGNSSLLILGGETLLVDAGIPLKRIEERLLEKNISPASIGRLLITHAHGDHIKSAGKLARKYRMPVWLTRATCAEAQKLGCDLADCQLNFLREKEKFGSLKVKTFQVPHDEAGNTGFLFEHSGFRAAYFTDLGALPERIYRDIHDCDFLFLEANHDVLREKTSRRPARIIERNLSDRGHLSNEQAARIVARVVRGEASRKTRAVMLAHISKDCNHHVFVEKTIRAALRQKQAAETIKILLAPEGRCSEHLRWPLAATPVYLKK; this is encoded by the coding sequence ATGTTTGAGTTTTGCAGTCTGGCGTCCGGTAGCAGCGGCAATAGCTCGCTCTTGATCTTGGGCGGCGAGACCCTGCTGGTCGACGCCGGTATTCCGCTCAAAAGAATAGAGGAACGCCTGCTGGAAAAAAACATTTCTCCCGCAAGTATCGGACGCCTGCTGATCACGCACGCGCACGGCGATCATATCAAAAGCGCGGGAAAACTGGCGCGGAAATACCGTATGCCGGTCTGGCTGACCCGCGCGACTTGCGCCGAGGCGCAAAAACTCGGCTGCGATCTGGCGGACTGTCAGCTAAATTTCCTGCGGGAAAAAGAAAAGTTTGGCAGTTTAAAAGTTAAAACTTTTCAAGTGCCGCATGACGAGGCCGGCAATACCGGTTTTTTATTCGAGCACAGCGGTTTTCGCGCGGCTTATTTTACCGATCTCGGCGCGCTGCCTGAACGCATTTACCGGGACATTCACGACTGCGATTTTTTGTTTCTCGAAGCCAATCACGATGTGCTACGCGAAAAAACTTCGCGGCGTCCGGCGCGGATCATCGAGCGCAATCTCAGCGATCGCGGACATCTCTCCAACGAACAGGCGGCGCGCATTGTCGCGCGCGTGGTGCGCGGCGAGGCTTCCCGCAAGACCCGCGCGGTCATGCTGGCGCATATCAGCAAAGACTGCAATCATCACGTCTTTGTGGAAAAAACTATCCGCGCCGCCCTGCGGCAAAAACAAGCGGCGGAGACTATCAAAATTTTGCTGGCGCCGGAAGGCCGTTGCAGCGAACATCTGCGCTGGCCGCTCGCCGCCACGCCGGTTTATCTTAAAAAATGA
- a CDS encoding prephenate dehydrogenase — protein sequence MFQKVAFVGLGLIGGSIARAIRQKYPATWIAAKTASSKTLAYAYDSGLVQETPGNITALCHDADLIIVATPLELIVPYVKQIYLTAKPDAIILDTGSTKGQIVGALKKYSAKFIGCHPMFGSEKTGIACSSAELLRGARIIFTPYKNTPRGKLLAVLQFFKSLGARPCQADAREHDAAVAAVSHTPYFNAVALLQLADNDTKRALAATGFQSCTRVAESDPLWGVEVARTNRREVLRHLKKLQREISWLEQLIGHGDYKGLKEYLEFGRQIRRVIYK from the coding sequence ATGTTCCAAAAGGTCGCTTTTGTCGGGCTGGGGCTGATCGGCGGCTCTATCGCCCGCGCCATACGCCAAAAATATCCAGCCACGTGGATCGCCGCGAAAACGGCGTCGTCCAAAACTCTGGCCTACGCCTACGACAGCGGCCTGGTGCAGGAAACGCCGGGCAATATCACCGCGCTGTGCCACGACGCCGATCTGATAATTGTCGCCACGCCGCTTGAGCTGATCGTTCCTTATGTGAAACAAATTTACCTCACGGCCAAGCCCGACGCGATCATCCTCGACACCGGCTCGACCAAAGGCCAGATCGTCGGCGCGCTCAAAAAATATTCCGCTAAATTTATCGGCTGCCACCCGATGTTCGGCAGCGAAAAGACCGGCATTGCCTGCTCCTCGGCTGAATTGCTGCGAGGCGCGCGCATTATTTTCACGCCGTACAAAAACACGCCGCGCGGCAAACTGCTGGCCGTCCTGCAATTTTTTAAGTCGCTCGGCGCGCGCCCCTGCCAAGCTGACGCCCGCGAACACGACGCCGCGGTCGCGGCTGTCTCGCACACGCCGTATTTTAACGCCGTGGCCCTGCTGCAATTGGCCGACAATGACACCAAGCGCGCTCTGGCCGCGACCGGTTTTCAGTCCTGCACGCGCGTCGCGGAGTCCGACCCGCTGTGGGGCGTGGAAGTCGCGCGCACCAACCGCCGCGAGGTGCTGCGGCATTTGAAAAAACTCCAGCGCGAAATTTCCTGGCTCGAACAATTGATCGGCCACGGCGACTACAAAGGACTGAAAGAATATCTGGAGTTTGGCCGGCAGATCAGAAGGGTAATTTATAAATGA
- a CDS encoding UDP-N-acetylglucosamine--N-acetylmuramyl-(pentapeptide) pyrophosphoryl-undecaprenol N-acetylglucosamine transferase, protein MKICFSCGGTGGHIYPALAIAEKFTDCFFIGSRRLEKTLAPQAGHRFYEIPASSKDPRAVMAGFYQALKILAREKPDLVIATGGYVTVPVILAAKLLGKKVYLQEQNILPGRVNRYLSHLAAKVFIAFAGAAKYFPRNKAVLTGNPVRKDILNVGFSPNNTKILVFGGSLSAKSLNIATNALKTSEALLNTIVHLDGTNYQHNMADLYSNAKLCVCRAGATTLSELAAVGLPSILIPYPQAADNHQEFNARYFTERGAAVLLLDKDLTADSLAAAIARIDNPETLTRMSNAAKTLHFKNAAEKIKDFIVGQYTRRFEKLDG, encoded by the coding sequence ATGAAAATTTGTTTTTCCTGCGGCGGCACGGGCGGACACATTTACCCGGCTTTAGCGATTGCGGAGAAATTTACGGATTGTTTTTTCATCGGCTCGCGGCGGCTGGAAAAAACCCTGGCGCCGCAGGCCGGCCACCGGTTTTACGAAATACCGGCCAGCAGCAAAGATCCGCGCGCGGTAATGGCCGGATTTTATCAAGCCCTGAAGATCCTCGCGCGCGAAAAGCCCGATCTGGTCATAGCGACCGGCGGCTATGTAACCGTGCCGGTCATTTTGGCGGCCAAACTGCTTGGCAAAAAAGTCTATTTGCAGGAGCAAAATATTTTGCCCGGCCGTGTCAATCGTTATTTGAGCCATCTGGCCGCCAAAGTTTTCATCGCTTTTGCCGGCGCGGCTAAGTATTTTCCCAGAAATAAAGCCGTCTTAACAGGGAATCCGGTTCGTAAAGACATACTTAACGTTGGTTTTTCGCCAAATAACACGAAAATTTTGGTTTTTGGCGGGTCATTATCGGCAAAAAGCCTAAATATTGCCACAAACGCCCTTAAAACCAGCGAAGCACTACTTAACACAATCGTGCACCTGGATGGCACAAATTATCAACATAACATGGCCGATTTGTACAGCAACGCTAAACTATGCGTCTGCCGCGCGGGGGCGACCACGCTGTCAGAATTGGCGGCTGTTGGCCTGCCTTCTATATTGATACCATATCCCCAGGCCGCCGATAATCATCAAGAGTTCAACGCGCGGTATTTTACCGAACGCGGCGCGGCTGTCCTTTTGCTGGATAAAGATCTGACCGCGGATTCTCTCGCCGCCGCGATCGCCAGGATCGACAACCCCGAAACCCTGACCAGAATGTCCAACGCCGCCAAAACTTTGCATTTCAAAAACGCCGCGGAAAAAATAAAAGATTTTATTGTCGGGCAATATACCCGCAGATTTGAAAAACTTGACGGTTAA